The segment ATAGCTCCAGGCAAGGACTTCTCCTCTGCTCTGCCGGCCAAGTACCTGGGCCTCACCAACGTCCAGAACGACGGCAACGCCAGCAACCACCTCCTCGCCGTGGAGCTCGACACCATCCAGAGCGTCGAGTTCAAGGACATCAACGCCAACCACGTCGGCATCGACGTCAACGGCCTGCAGTCCCTGCGATCCTACAACGCCGGGTACTACGACGACGGCAGCGGCGAGTTCCAGAACCTGAAGCTTATCAGTCGCCAGGCCATGACGGTCTGGGTGGACTACAGCGGCGACAAGAAGCAGATCAACGTGACGCTAGCTCCGCTCCTAATGGCCACCAGACCAGCCAGGCCACTGCTCTCCGTCTCCTACGACCTCTCGACGGTGCTCACGGACATAGTCTACCTGGGCTTCACGTCGGCGACCGGTCGTGTCAACTCACGGCACTGCGTTCTTGGCTGGAGCTTCGGCAAGAACAGGCCGGCTCCTGCCATTGACGTCTCCAAGCTGCCAGACCTACCTCGTGCTGGTCCCAAACCGGGGTCCAAGGTCTTGGAGATCGTTTTACCCATTGTTACCGGAGCATTGGTGCTTTGTTTTGGAGGTGCCGGTGTTCTACTTGTGCGAAGGAGATTTAGGTACGCCGAGCTACGCGAGGACTGGGAGGTTGAGTTTGGGCCACATCGGTTCTCGTACAAGGATCTTTACCAAGCGACTGACGGATTCAAGGATAAGAATCTGCTCGGTGAGGGAGGTTTTGGGAGGGTTTACAAGGGAGTTCTTGTGCCGTCTATGCTAGAGGTTGCCGTGAAGAGGGTGTCCCACGAATCAAGACAAGGGATGAAGGAGTTCGTCGCCGAgatagcaagtatcggccgcaTCCGGCACCGTAATCTTGTGCAGTTGCTCGGTTACTGCCGGCGGAAAGGTGAGCTTCTTTTGGTTTACGAGTACATGCCAAATGGTAGCCTTGACAAATATCTatacagtagtagtagtagtagcagcagcagcagcgtagGGGAGATATGTTCAAAGCTGAGGTGGGCACAGAGGTTTCACATCATCAAAGGCGTGGCATCAGGGTTGCTCTATCTCCATGAGAGGTGGGAGAAGGTGGTAGTCCACAGAGATATCAAGGCAAGCAACGTGCTGCTGGACGCAGACATGAATGCGCAGCTCGGTGACTTTGGCCTGGCAAGGCTTTACGACCATGGCACGGACTCGCAAACCACACACGTGGTTGGCACCGTGGGATACCTATCCCCCGAGCTGCTACGCACAGGCAAGGCGTCCCCTCTCACAGATGTGTTCGCCTTCGGGATATTCCTCATGGAGCTCACCTGCGGCCAGAAACCCATCAAGGAGAACGagcaaggcggcggcggcggcggccatgtgATGCTGGTCGACTGGGTGCTCCAGCACTGGCGCAACGGGTCGCTCGTGGCAACCGTGGACGCGGGGCTTCGCGGCGAGTACGACGTCGGCGAAGCCGAATTGGTTTTGAAACTAGGGATCCTGTGCTCGCACCCGTTCGCCAACGCACGGCCAGGCATGGGGCAGGTCATGCGCTATCTCGACGGCGTGACGCCACTCCCAGAGCTGACACCGACGGATTCCAGCTTCGATGTGCTAGCGATGATGATGCAGGGCGAAGACTTTGGCATGTCCTCCTTTTCACATCCAGATACGGTGGCCAGTTTCGGCACAATCTCCAACCTATCAGGAGGAAGATAATAACAAAAGTATGTAAAAAACGTTCTTGGCTCCGCAACTGCAGGTTAGTCACTTGGTGCGGATAGGCTGCATTGATACTGATACAAGTTATACTTGCTTCATCTAAAAACGTAACAGTCGAGGGGTTAGGAGCAGTGTTAACAGCATTTGTGTGTTCCGTGCAGAGTAGAACATACCGTGTGTAGACTGTAGTGCGAAGATGTCAATACGAGCTGTACTTGTACTATCTAGTCTCTCCCTCCTTTCGGCGGACGGTCGCATAGTTGAGGGCACgatgttgtcaaaaaaa is part of the Sorghum bicolor cultivar BTx623 chromosome 10, Sorghum_bicolor_NCBIv3, whole genome shotgun sequence genome and harbors:
- the LOC8072826 gene encoding L-type lectin-domain containing receptor kinase IV.1 — its product is MLFVRLLLLIVFLGLHPQASSDTTADDDQFVYSGFRGSALTVDGTAAVTSDGVLLLTNGTAYLKGHAFHPTPLRLRDSPNGSVQSFSVAFVFGIVSVYPDFSAHGMALLIAPGKDFSSALPAKYLGLTNVQNDGNASNHLLAVELDTIQSVEFKDINANHVGIDVNGLQSLRSYNAGYYDDGSGEFQNLKLISRQAMTVWVDYSGDKKQINVTLAPLLMATRPARPLLSVSYDLSTVLTDIVYLGFTSATGRVNSRHCVLGWSFGKNRPAPAIDVSKLPDLPRAGPKPGSKVLEIVLPIVTGALVLCFGGAGVLLVRRRFRYAELREDWEVEFGPHRFSYKDLYQATDGFKDKNLLGEGGFGRVYKGVLVPSMLEVAVKRVSHESRQGMKEFVAEIASIGRIRHRNLVQLLGYCRRKGELLLVYEYMPNGSLDKYLYSSSSSSSSSSVGEICSKLRWAQRFHIIKGVASGLLYLHERWEKVVVHRDIKASNVLLDADMNAQLGDFGLARLYDHGTDSQTTHVVGTVGYLSPELLRTGKASPLTDVFAFGIFLMELTCGQKPIKENEQGGGGGGHVMLVDWVLQHWRNGSLVATVDAGLRGEYDVGEAELVLKLGILCSHPFANARPGMGQVMRYLDGVTPLPELTPTDSSFDVLAMMMQGEDFGMSSFSHPDTVASFGTISNLSGGR